A region from the Pseudomonas sp. P8_229 genome encodes:
- a CDS encoding thymidylate kinase codes for MTDPFFVSFDGPKATGKTTVLNAVAERLRACGKHQVIELCEKELDPYRPETLEMIKSLTANPSTDLELRVCERLADGRAWISSNVVLQQPDNAVVLIDRWYPSDAAFRRLVNFPDILRMNLDRSVVTPDLHVGVLAPPKISWERAAGRARGLSSVVIRNYSEHEACSAAFERAVDGYGWFTCQNVGTVEASADLVVSAIAAGRSRS; via the coding sequence TTGACGGATCCATTCTTTGTTTCTTTTGACGGTCCGAAGGCTACCGGCAAGACCACAGTTCTTAATGCGGTTGCCGAGCGATTACGCGCCTGCGGCAAGCACCAGGTAATCGAGCTGTGTGAAAAGGAACTCGATCCCTATCGACCCGAAACCTTGGAGATGATCAAGTCGCTTACGGCCAACCCGAGCACTGACTTGGAGCTTCGGGTTTGTGAGCGTCTTGCCGATGGCCGAGCCTGGATCTCGAGCAATGTAGTGTTGCAACAACCGGATAACGCGGTCGTCCTCATCGACCGTTGGTATCCGTCAGACGCTGCGTTTCGACGACTCGTTAATTTTCCGGACATTCTTAGGATGAACCTCGATCGCAGCGTGGTGACGCCTGACCTGCACGTGGGCGTTCTAGCCCCACCGAAAATATCATGGGAGCGGGCCGCCGGCCGCGCCAGGGGCCTAAGTAGTGTGGTAATCAGGAATTACAGCGAGCACGAAGCCTGCTCCGCGGCGTTCGAGCGTGCCGTAGACGGGTATGGATGGTTTACCTGCCAAAACGTGGGCACCGTCGAAGCCTCGGCTGACCTAGTTGTCAGCGCGATAGCTGCTGGTAGATCGCGTTCCTAG
- a CDS encoding zinc-dependent alcohol dehydrogenase family protein — protein sequence MSRTIRFHKFGPAEVLKCEEHAAAQPGPGEVQVRVEAIGISWYDILWRQNLASSQARLPSGLGHEMAGVVTAVGEGVDDLSVGDKVASFPAQSPNDYPVYGEQIVLPRTALTRYPDVLSPIEASVHYTPLLIAYFAYADLARVKPGQFALVTDASHCAGPSFVQLGKAMGVRVIAATKTADEREYLLSLGAEKVIVTEEEDLLMRINKITDNRGVDVVFDGLGGPQMSLLGDVLAPRGSLVLYGLQGGNQTPFPACAAFQKNIQFFVHCIGNFTGKPELGITQDHVALQRALRDINQLTADRVLLPLKTRVFAFSEFVEAHRYMDECPCRERVALQVEPA from the coding sequence ATGTCCCGCACGATCCGTTTTCACAAGTTTGGTCCGGCCGAGGTGCTCAAATGCGAAGAGCATGCGGCCGCTCAGCCAGGTCCTGGCGAAGTGCAGGTGCGTGTCGAAGCGATCGGCATCAGCTGGTACGACATTCTCTGGCGTCAGAATCTGGCCTCGTCGCAGGCACGTCTGCCTTCCGGCCTCGGCCATGAAATGGCTGGTGTGGTGACCGCCGTCGGCGAAGGCGTCGACGATCTGTCGGTTGGCGACAAAGTCGCCAGTTTTCCGGCCCAGAGCCCGAACGACTATCCGGTGTATGGCGAGCAAATCGTTCTGCCACGTACCGCGTTGACCCGTTATCCAGATGTGCTCAGCCCGATCGAAGCCAGCGTGCATTACACACCGTTGTTGATCGCTTATTTTGCCTACGCCGATCTGGCACGGGTCAAACCCGGGCAGTTTGCCCTGGTCACGGATGCCAGCCATTGCGCTGGTCCGTCCTTTGTCCAGTTGGGCAAGGCCATGGGCGTGCGGGTGATTGCGGCGACGAAAACCGCCGATGAGCGTGAATACCTGCTGTCCCTGGGGGCGGAGAAAGTCATCGTCACCGAGGAAGAAGATCTGTTGATGCGCATCAACAAGATCACTGACAACCGTGGCGTCGACGTGGTGTTCGACGGTCTTGGCGGCCCACAGATGTCATTGCTCGGCGATGTGCTCGCACCGCGTGGCAGCCTGGTCCTGTACGGACTTCAGGGGGGCAACCAGACACCGTTCCCGGCCTGCGCGGCGTTCCAGAAGAATATCCAGTTCTTTGTGCATTGCATCGGCAATTTCACTGGCAAGCCCGAGCTGGGCATTACTCAAGACCACGTCGCGCTGCAACGTGCACTGCGTGACATCAACCAGCTGACTGCCGACCGCGTGTTGCTGCCACTCAAGACGCGCGTCTTTGCGTTCAGCGAGTTCGTTGAAGCACATCGCTACATGGACGAATGCCCGTGCCGCGAACGGGTCGCCCTTCAGGTCGAACCCGCGTAA
- a CDS encoding type II toxin-antitoxin system RelE/ParE family toxin: MPQYRISNPARADIVDILRLSQTQFGAQARQRYQALILTALQALAATPYRIGSHDRDELAPGLRSYHLIYSRQQAKQTHGTVKSPRHIVFYRVANDDVIEVVRLLHDAMEVQLHLPND; encoded by the coding sequence ATGCCGCAGTATCGGATTTCCAACCCGGCGCGCGCCGACATTGTCGACATCCTTAGGCTCTCCCAGACGCAGTTCGGCGCTCAAGCACGCCAGCGCTACCAGGCGCTGATCCTCACGGCGCTGCAAGCGCTTGCCGCCACGCCCTATCGCATTGGCAGCCACGACCGCGATGAGCTTGCACCGGGCCTTCGTAGCTATCACCTCATCTATTCACGCCAGCAGGCCAAACAAACCCATGGAACGGTCAAAAGCCCACGCCATATCGTGTTCTATCGTGTGGCAAACGACGACGTGATCGAGGTCGTCAGACTCCTTCATGACGCCATGGAAGTGCAGTTGCACTTGCCTAACGACTGA
- a CDS encoding 5'-nucleotidase: MPYELENRLVIGVASSAVFDLLASDAVFQSQGEEEYRKFQQKNLHVPLPKGIAFPFIKRLLSVNDLSVDPTDPLVEVILLSRNDPDTGLRVLKTIEHYELGMTRAIFMQGKSPYEYIPALNIALFLSGDKKDVEAAIRAGYPAGQVLDSKFEDDETDKTLRIAFDFDGVLAGDESETIMQASGLSEFHAHEVKNVMQPHNPGPLKEFMVRISKIQSVEEKHKKLNPKYENRIRVSIVTARNAPSHERAMNTLKSWGVMANDAFFLGGIEKGKILGVLKPHIFFDDQSGHLKSTSAVAPSVHIPFGITNHVSTVDAIEPEADQVQQVV, translated from the coding sequence ATGCCCTACGAGTTAGAAAATCGCCTGGTGATCGGCGTCGCTTCCAGCGCTGTGTTTGATTTGTTGGCATCGGACGCAGTGTTTCAGAGTCAGGGGGAGGAGGAATACCGCAAGTTTCAGCAAAAAAATCTTCACGTCCCGCTTCCTAAGGGGATAGCGTTCCCCTTCATCAAGCGCTTACTGTCAGTGAATGACCTTAGCGTCGATCCTACGGATCCGCTCGTCGAGGTAATACTTCTTTCGCGCAATGATCCCGACACTGGGCTGCGTGTACTGAAGACTATCGAGCACTACGAGCTTGGGATGACAAGGGCGATTTTCATGCAGGGAAAATCTCCTTATGAATACATACCAGCACTGAATATCGCTTTATTTTTGTCGGGTGACAAAAAAGACGTGGAAGCGGCTATCAGGGCCGGGTACCCGGCTGGCCAGGTGCTCGATTCAAAATTTGAAGACGACGAGACTGATAAAACCCTACGCATCGCATTCGACTTTGACGGCGTACTCGCCGGCGATGAGTCCGAAACAATCATGCAGGCCTCTGGATTGTCTGAGTTCCATGCGCACGAAGTGAAGAACGTCATGCAGCCCCATAACCCCGGGCCGCTGAAGGAATTCATGGTGCGGATATCCAAAATCCAGTCGGTCGAGGAGAAGCACAAAAAGCTCAATCCTAAATACGAAAACCGCATACGCGTCTCGATCGTCACAGCCCGCAATGCTCCGTCTCATGAGCGTGCGATGAATACACTCAAGAGTTGGGGGGTCATGGCCAATGACGCATTCTTCTTAGGTGGTATCGAGAAAGGAAAAATTTTAGGTGTATTGAAACCACACATCTTCTTCGATGACCAATCAGGGCACCTTAAATCGACTAGCGCAGTTGCTCCATCCGTGCACATTCCTTTCGGCATCACCAACCATGTCTCTACTGTGGATGCGATAGAGCCTGAAGCGGATCAGGTCCAGCAGGTGGTGTAA
- a CDS encoding type II toxin-antitoxin system ParD family antitoxin, which translates to MATRNVVLTPHQEQVIHDLVQSGRYQNASEVMREGLRLLEQRVAEDTAKIEALRQATSIGIMDLEHGRFTQVNEGDLEHYLEGLSLEATLSAREKH; encoded by the coding sequence ATGGCGACGCGAAACGTTGTGCTCACCCCTCACCAGGAACAGGTTATCCATGACTTGGTGCAGTCCGGCCGTTATCAGAATGCCAGCGAAGTGATGCGAGAAGGTTTACGTTTATTGGAGCAGCGCGTCGCCGAAGACACCGCCAAAATTGAGGCACTACGTCAGGCAACCTCGATCGGCATCATGGATCTTGAGCACGGGCGCTTTACTCAGGTTAACGAAGGGGATCTGGAGCACTACCTCGAGGGCTTGAGCCTGGAGGCAACCCTCTCCGCGAGAGAGAAACACTGA
- a CDS encoding LysR family transcriptional regulator, with protein MNRNDLRRVDLNLLIVFETLMHERSVTRAAEKLFLGQPAISAALSRLRGLFDDPLFVRTGRSMEPSARAVEIFALLSPALDSISTAVSRAAEFDPATSTSVFRIGLSDDVEFALLPMLLKRLRAEAPGIVLVVRRVNYILMPGLLASGEISIGVSYTTDLPANAKRKVLRRSQPKLLRADTVPGPLSLDDYCARPHALVSFAGDLSGFIDEELEKLGRKRHVVLAVPQFNGLSTLLAGTDIVATVPDYTADALTAAGGVRAEDPPLPTRTFELHMAWRGSQDNDPGERWLRSRIQMFFGDPESL; from the coding sequence ATGAATCGTAATGACCTGCGTCGTGTCGACCTGAACCTGCTGATCGTGTTCGAAACATTGATGCACGAACGCAGCGTGACCCGCGCCGCCGAGAAACTGTTTCTCGGCCAACCGGCGATCAGTGCGGCGCTCTCGCGCCTGCGCGGCCTGTTCGATGACCCCCTGTTCGTGCGCACCGGACGCAGCATGGAACCGTCCGCCCGAGCGGTGGAAATCTTCGCCCTGCTCTCGCCTGCCCTCGACTCCATTTCCACGGCGGTCAGCCGTGCGGCGGAGTTCGACCCGGCCACCAGCACTTCGGTGTTCCGCATCGGCCTGTCCGACGACGTCGAATTCGCCCTGCTGCCGATGCTGCTCAAACGCCTGCGCGCCGAGGCACCGGGCATCGTCCTGGTGGTGCGCCGCGTCAACTACATATTGATGCCGGGCCTGCTGGCTTCGGGGGAAATCTCCATCGGCGTCAGCTACACCACCGACCTGCCGGCCAACGCCAAACGCAAGGTGCTGCGTCGCAGCCAACCGAAACTGCTGCGCGCCGACACTGTACCCGGCCCGCTCAGCCTGGATGACTATTGTGCGCGTCCGCATGCGCTGGTGTCGTTCGCCGGCGACCTCAGTGGCTTCATCGATGAAGAGCTGGAAAAACTCGGGCGCAAGCGCCACGTGGTGCTGGCCGTGCCGCAGTTCAATGGCTTGAGTACGTTGCTCGCAGGCACCGATATCGTCGCGACCGTGCCGGATTACACCGCTGACGCGTTGACGGCTGCGGGCGGCGTGCGGGCGGAGGATCCACCGTTGCCGACGCGCACGTTTGAGCTGCACATGGCGTGGCGTGGGTCGCAGGATAATGATCCGGGGGAGCGTTGGTTGCGGTCGCGGATTCAGATGTTCTTTGGGGACCCTGAGAGTCTCTAA